From one Rhopalosiphum padi isolate XX-2018 chromosome 2, ASM2088224v1, whole genome shotgun sequence genomic stretch:
- the LOC132921735 gene encoding carnitine O-palmitoyltransferase 1, liver isoform isoform X3, whose product MAEAHSAVAFSFSITHEGWDVNFDREVLHLVWASGIRSWKKRLARFKNNVRNGVFPAPLQSLWAMMGIVLALRYANNSFIKYTDIILQWLPGTSYIWQIVSCFILSLTFWLILIYIVRYTFKLMLMYKGWMYESRGGHKVSLQTKLWGLGIKLLSSKSKPLLYSYQGSLPKLPLPPVNETMKRYLKSVRPLMNDSEFESMIKLACEFEKGIAVKLQRYLWLKSWWSSNYVSDWWEEYVYLRSRTPLIVNSNFYGTDAIMLHSTPIQAARAAMIIWQCLQYRRLIERQELEPIRVQGLVPLCSWQYERIFNTTRVPGAVSDKIVHYNDSRHIVVYHAGRYFKVIIYSQNRILHPCEIEEQIQSILDNTEKPYTGEEKVAALTAADRTHWANTRTQYFFKGINRQSLDAIEKAAFVVTLDEVPYEYDPENSKKLDEFGRILMTGKGYDRWFDKSFTLCIGSNGRVGFNAEHSWADAPVMGHLWEHFLCGDLVVGYQENGHTKGSPELEPPKPIRLQWNLDPVLEAIEKSYQVSLALVNDIDLRILAFNDYGKGFMKTAKVSPDAFIQMALQLAYYRDAGKFSLTYEASMTRLYREGRTETVRPCTLESSTWVKSMLDPNVDINKRINLLRQACATHQRGYQDAMCGKGIDRHLFCLYVVSKYLEVESPFLNKVLSEPWRLSTSQTPHGQTTQFDLRKFPNCISAGGGFGPVANDGYGVSYIIAGENLVFFHISSKKSSPHTDSNRFAIRIKEALNDMKSLHDDWNRSTKNMSS is encoded by the exons ATGGCTGAAGCCCATTCAGCAGTagcattttcattttcaattacCCATGAAGGTTGGGATGTTAATTTTGATCGTGAAGTGCTCCATTTAGTTTGGGCATCTGGAATTCGTTCTTGGAAAAAACGTTTAGCTAGGTTTAAG AACAATGTACGCAATGGAGTTTTCCCAGCTCCATTACAAAGTCTTTGGGCTATGATGGGTATTGTGCTTGCTCTTCGTTATgccaataatagttttattaaatatacagacataatattacaatggttACCTGG gaCATCCTACATATGGCAAATAGtatcttgttttattttatctttaactttttggttaatattaatttacatagtaAGATACACATTTAAACTCATGTTAATGTAtaaag GATGGATGTATGAAAGCAGAGGAGGACATAAAGTGTCTTTACAAACCAAACTTTGGGGCTTAGGTATAAAACTACTTTCTTCAAAAAGTAAACCATTACTTTACAGCTATCAAGGTTCATTGCCAAAACTTCCATTGCCTCCAGTTAATGAAACTATGAAaaga TATTTAAAAAGTGTTCGTCCATTAATGAACGATTCTGAATTTGAAAGTATGATAAAGCTAGCCTGTGAATTTGAAAAAGGCATTGCAGTCAAGCTTCAGCGATATTTGTGGTTGAAAtcatg GTGGTCAAGTAATTATGTATCAGATTGGTGGGAAGAATATGTGTATTTAAGAAGTCGAACACCTTTAAtagttaattcaaatttttatggcACTGATGCAATAATGTTACATTCGACACCTATTCAAGCTGCTCGTGCTGCCATGATAATTTGGCAGTGTTTACAGTATAGAAGACTGATTGAACGTCAAGAACTTGAACCG ATAAGAGTTCAAGGATTAGTTCCTTTGTGTTCATGGCAATATGAAAGGATATTTAATACAACGCGTGTTCCTGGTGCTGTGAGTGATAAGATTGTTCACTACAACGATAGTAGACATATTGTAGTGTATCATGCTGGACGGTATTTCAAAGTCATTATCTATAGTCAAAATCGTATACTTCATCCTTGTGAAATTGAAGA acaaatacaATCAATTCTCGATAACACAGAAAAACCATATACTGGCGAAGAAAAAGTAGCTGCTTTGACTGCTGCTGATCGAACACATTGGGCAAATACTCGCACTCAATACTTTTTTAAGGGTATAAACAGACAAAGCTTAGATGCTATTGAGAAAGCTGCTTTTGTGGTTACATTAGATGAGGTTCCATATGAGTATGACcct gaaAATTCAAAAAAGTTGGATGAGTTTGGAAGAATATTAATGACTGGCAAAGGATATGACCGATGGTTTGATAAATCATTTACTTTATGTATTGGATCAAATGGAAGA gtgggcTTTAATGCTGAACATTCATG GGCAGATGCACCGGTTATGGGTCATTTATGGGAACATTTTCTATGCGGCGATCTAGTTGTggg ATATCAAGAAAATGGACACACTAAAGGTTCTCCAGAATTAGAACCGCCAAAACCAATAAGGCTTCAATGGAATTTAGATCCAGTGTTAGAAGCTATTGAAAAGTCATatcaa GTCTCATTAGCATTAGTGAATGATATTGATCTGCGTATTTTGGCATTCAATGATTATGGCAAGGGATTCATGAAAACTGCTAAAGTCAGTCCAGATGCGTTTATTCAGATGGCACTCCAACTGGCATATTAtaga GACGCTGGTAAATTTAGTCTTACATACGAAGCATCAATGACCAGATTGTACAGAGAAGGTAGGACTGAAACTGTGAGACCCTGTACTTTAGAATCTTCAACTTGGGTGAAATCAATGTTGGATCCAAATGTCGAT ataaacaaaCGTATTAATCTATTGAGACAAGCATGTGCAACTCACCAAAGAGGTTATCAAGATGCAATGTGTGGAAAAGGAATTGATAgacatttgttttgtttatacgTGGTTTCAAAGTATTTAGAAGTCGAGTCACCATTCTTAAac aAAGTATTGAGTGAACCATGGAGGTTGTCCACATCACAAACACCACATGGACAGACTACTCAGTTTGACTTGAGGAAATTTCCTAATTGCATTTCTGCTGGTGGTGGATTTGGTCCTGTAGCCAATGATGGATATGGTGTTAGTTACATAATAGCTGGTGAAAATTTGGTTTTCTTCCACATCTCAAGCAAAAAAAGTTCTCCTCACact GATTCTAATAGATTTGCCATTCGTATTAAGGAGGCACTGAATGACATGAAATCACTGCATGATGATTGGAATAGAAGTACAAAAAACATGAGCTCATAA
- the LOC132921738 gene encoding LOW QUALITY PROTEIN: pleckstrin homology domain-containing family J member 1-like (The sequence of the model RefSeq protein was modified relative to this genomic sequence to represent the inferred CDS: deleted 1 base in 1 codon): MRFNNKEMIHVSHSNPVLEGRMSYTKLSNGYASKGFKERWFRLKYNLLFYFKINGYGQVDLHQPAGVFVLENSIVRLENNMPGTLFSFSLSFKDEPDKKYIISSQSEDHVHQWIKCIQCSTYEYMRTRMTTIQKKIVELTGRDPLLMYPEEGKKIGRTKRSAADGDDNDLFFNLPTNPLPPPRHKHDACKTVESNLIEL, from the exons ATGCGATTCAACAACAAAGAAATGATTCATGTCAGTCATTCAAATCCTGTTCTTGAAGGGCGGATGTCCTATACAAAATTGTCTAATGGATATGCATCTAAAG GTTTTAAGGAAAGATGGTTTCGACTCAAGTATAacctattattttactttaaaataaatggatATGGGCAAGTTGAT TTACATCaa CCAGCTGGTGTTTTTGTTTTGGAGAATTCTATTGTAAGACTTGAGAATAATATGCCAGGAACATTGTTTTCATTTTCTCTTTCATTTAAAGATGAACCAGATAAAAAGTACATTATTTCTAGTCAATCTGAGGATCATGTTCATCAGTGGATCAAATGTATTCAATGCTCAAC ttatgaATATATGAGGACCCGAATGAcgacaatacaaaaaaaaatcgtggaGCTTACTGGAAGa GATCCGCTATTGATGTATCCGGAGGAAGGGAAGAAAATTGGCCGGACGAAAAGATCGGCGGCGGATGGAGacgataatgatttatttttcaacctgCCGACTAATCCACTTCCTCCACCCAGGCACAAACATGATGCCTGCAAAACGGTCGAATCAAATCTTATCGAACTGTAA
- the LOC132921735 gene encoding carnitine O-palmitoyltransferase 1, liver isoform isoform X2, whose translation MAEAHSAVAFSFSITHEGWDVNFDREVLHLVWASGIRSWKKRLARFKNNVRNGVFPAPLQSLWAMMGIVLALRYANNSFIKYTDIILQWLPGTSYIWQIVSCFILSLTFWLILIYIVRYTFKLMLMYKGWMYESRGGHKVSLQTKLWGLGIKLLSSKSKPLLYSYQGSLPKLPLPPVNETMKRYLKSVRPLMNDSEFESMIKLACEFEKGIAVKLQRYLWLKSWWSSNYVSDWWEEYVYLRSRTPLIVNSNFYGTDAIMLHSTPIQAARAAMIIWQCLQYRRLIERQELEPIRVQGLVPLCSWQYERIFNTTRVPGAVSDKIVHYNDSRHIVVYHAGRYFKVIIYSQNRILHPCEIEEQIQSILDNTEKPYTGEEKVAALTAADRTHWANTRTQYFFKGINRQSLDAIEKAAFVVTLDEVPYEYDPENSKKLDEFGRILMTGKGYDRWFDKSFTLCIGSNGRVGFNAEHSWADAAVMSHLWEFIIFDEAEKSGYQENGHTKGSPELEPPKPIRLQWNLDPVLEAIEKSYQVSLALVNDIDLRILAFNDYGKGFMKTAKVSPDAFIQMALQLAYYRDAGKFSLTYEASMTRLYREGRTETVRPCTLESSTWVKSMLDPNVDINKRINLLRQACATHQRGYQDAMCGKGIDRHLFCLYVVSKYLEVESPFLNKVLSEPWRLSTSQTPHGQTTQFDLRKFPNCISAGGGFGPVANDGYGVSYIIAGENLVFFHISSKKSSPHTDSNRFAIRIKEALNDMKSLHDDWNRSTKNMSS comes from the exons ATGGCTGAAGCCCATTCAGCAGTagcattttcattttcaattacCCATGAAGGTTGGGATGTTAATTTTGATCGTGAAGTGCTCCATTTAGTTTGGGCATCTGGAATTCGTTCTTGGAAAAAACGTTTAGCTAGGTTTAAG AACAATGTACGCAATGGAGTTTTCCCAGCTCCATTACAAAGTCTTTGGGCTATGATGGGTATTGTGCTTGCTCTTCGTTATgccaataatagttttattaaatatacagacataatattacaatggttACCTGG gaCATCCTACATATGGCAAATAGtatcttgttttattttatctttaactttttggttaatattaatttacatagtaAGATACACATTTAAACTCATGTTAATGTAtaaag GATGGATGTATGAAAGCAGAGGAGGACATAAAGTGTCTTTACAAACCAAACTTTGGGGCTTAGGTATAAAACTACTTTCTTCAAAAAGTAAACCATTACTTTACAGCTATCAAGGTTCATTGCCAAAACTTCCATTGCCTCCAGTTAATGAAACTATGAAaaga TATTTAAAAAGTGTTCGTCCATTAATGAACGATTCTGAATTTGAAAGTATGATAAAGCTAGCCTGTGAATTTGAAAAAGGCATTGCAGTCAAGCTTCAGCGATATTTGTGGTTGAAAtcatg GTGGTCAAGTAATTATGTATCAGATTGGTGGGAAGAATATGTGTATTTAAGAAGTCGAACACCTTTAAtagttaattcaaatttttatggcACTGATGCAATAATGTTACATTCGACACCTATTCAAGCTGCTCGTGCTGCCATGATAATTTGGCAGTGTTTACAGTATAGAAGACTGATTGAACGTCAAGAACTTGAACCG ATAAGAGTTCAAGGATTAGTTCCTTTGTGTTCATGGCAATATGAAAGGATATTTAATACAACGCGTGTTCCTGGTGCTGTGAGTGATAAGATTGTTCACTACAACGATAGTAGACATATTGTAGTGTATCATGCTGGACGGTATTTCAAAGTCATTATCTATAGTCAAAATCGTATACTTCATCCTTGTGAAATTGAAGA acaaatacaATCAATTCTCGATAACACAGAAAAACCATATACTGGCGAAGAAAAAGTAGCTGCTTTGACTGCTGCTGATCGAACACATTGGGCAAATACTCGCACTCAATACTTTTTTAAGGGTATAAACAGACAAAGCTTAGATGCTATTGAGAAAGCTGCTTTTGTGGTTACATTAGATGAGGTTCCATATGAGTATGACcct gaaAATTCAAAAAAGTTGGATGAGTTTGGAAGAATATTAATGACTGGCAAAGGATATGACCGATGGTTTGATAAATCATTTACTTTATGTATTGGATCAAATGGAAGA gtgggcTTTAATGCTGAACATTCATG GGCTGATGCCGCAGTCATGTCTCATCTTTGGGAGTTCATCATTTTTGATGAAGCAGAAAAATCTGG ATATCAAGAAAATGGACACACTAAAGGTTCTCCAGAATTAGAACCGCCAAAACCAATAAGGCTTCAATGGAATTTAGATCCAGTGTTAGAAGCTATTGAAAAGTCATatcaa GTCTCATTAGCATTAGTGAATGATATTGATCTGCGTATTTTGGCATTCAATGATTATGGCAAGGGATTCATGAAAACTGCTAAAGTCAGTCCAGATGCGTTTATTCAGATGGCACTCCAACTGGCATATTAtaga GACGCTGGTAAATTTAGTCTTACATACGAAGCATCAATGACCAGATTGTACAGAGAAGGTAGGACTGAAACTGTGAGACCCTGTACTTTAGAATCTTCAACTTGGGTGAAATCAATGTTGGATCCAAATGTCGAT ataaacaaaCGTATTAATCTATTGAGACAAGCATGTGCAACTCACCAAAGAGGTTATCAAGATGCAATGTGTGGAAAAGGAATTGATAgacatttgttttgtttatacgTGGTTTCAAAGTATTTAGAAGTCGAGTCACCATTCTTAAac aAAGTATTGAGTGAACCATGGAGGTTGTCCACATCACAAACACCACATGGACAGACTACTCAGTTTGACTTGAGGAAATTTCCTAATTGCATTTCTGCTGGTGGTGGATTTGGTCCTGTAGCCAATGATGGATATGGTGTTAGTTACATAATAGCTGGTGAAAATTTGGTTTTCTTCCACATCTCAAGCAAAAAAAGTTCTCCTCACact GATTCTAATAGATTTGCCATTCGTATTAAGGAGGCACTGAATGACATGAAATCACTGCATGATGATTGGAATAGAAGTACAAAAAACATGAGCTCATAA
- the LOC132921735 gene encoding carnitine O-palmitoyltransferase 1, liver isoform isoform X1: MAEAHSAVAFSFSITHEGWDVNFDREVLHLVWASGIRSWKKRLARFKNNVRNGVFPAPLQSLWAMMGIVLALRYANNSFIKYTDIILQWLPGTSYIWQIVSCFILSLTFWLILIYIVRYTFKLMLMYKGWMYESRGGHKVSLQTKLWGLGIKLLSSKSKPLLYSYQGSLPKLPLPPVNETMKRYLKSVRPLMNDSEFESMIKLACEFEKGIAVKLQRYLWLKSWWSSNYVSDWWEEYVYLRSRTPLIVNSNFYGTDAIMLHSTPIQAARAAMIIWQCLQYRRLIERQELEPIRVQGLVPLCSWQYERIFNTTRVPGAVSDKIVHYNDSRHIVVYHAGRYFKVIIYSQNRILHPCEIEEQIQSILDNTEKPYTGEEKVAALTAADRTHWANTRTQYFFKGINRQSLDAIEKAAFVVTLDEVPYEYDPENSKKLDEFGRILMTGKGYDRWFDKSFTLCIGSNGRVGFNAEHSWADAAVMSHLWEFIIFDEAEKSGADAPVMGHLWEHFLCGDLVVGYQENGHTKGSPELEPPKPIRLQWNLDPVLEAIEKSYQVSLALVNDIDLRILAFNDYGKGFMKTAKVSPDAFIQMALQLAYYRDAGKFSLTYEASMTRLYREGRTETVRPCTLESSTWVKSMLDPNVDINKRINLLRQACATHQRGYQDAMCGKGIDRHLFCLYVVSKYLEVESPFLNKVLSEPWRLSTSQTPHGQTTQFDLRKFPNCISAGGGFGPVANDGYGVSYIIAGENLVFFHISSKKSSPHTDSNRFAIRIKEALNDMKSLHDDWNRSTKNMSS, from the exons ATGGCTGAAGCCCATTCAGCAGTagcattttcattttcaattacCCATGAAGGTTGGGATGTTAATTTTGATCGTGAAGTGCTCCATTTAGTTTGGGCATCTGGAATTCGTTCTTGGAAAAAACGTTTAGCTAGGTTTAAG AACAATGTACGCAATGGAGTTTTCCCAGCTCCATTACAAAGTCTTTGGGCTATGATGGGTATTGTGCTTGCTCTTCGTTATgccaataatagttttattaaatatacagacataatattacaatggttACCTGG gaCATCCTACATATGGCAAATAGtatcttgttttattttatctttaactttttggttaatattaatttacatagtaAGATACACATTTAAACTCATGTTAATGTAtaaag GATGGATGTATGAAAGCAGAGGAGGACATAAAGTGTCTTTACAAACCAAACTTTGGGGCTTAGGTATAAAACTACTTTCTTCAAAAAGTAAACCATTACTTTACAGCTATCAAGGTTCATTGCCAAAACTTCCATTGCCTCCAGTTAATGAAACTATGAAaaga TATTTAAAAAGTGTTCGTCCATTAATGAACGATTCTGAATTTGAAAGTATGATAAAGCTAGCCTGTGAATTTGAAAAAGGCATTGCAGTCAAGCTTCAGCGATATTTGTGGTTGAAAtcatg GTGGTCAAGTAATTATGTATCAGATTGGTGGGAAGAATATGTGTATTTAAGAAGTCGAACACCTTTAAtagttaattcaaatttttatggcACTGATGCAATAATGTTACATTCGACACCTATTCAAGCTGCTCGTGCTGCCATGATAATTTGGCAGTGTTTACAGTATAGAAGACTGATTGAACGTCAAGAACTTGAACCG ATAAGAGTTCAAGGATTAGTTCCTTTGTGTTCATGGCAATATGAAAGGATATTTAATACAACGCGTGTTCCTGGTGCTGTGAGTGATAAGATTGTTCACTACAACGATAGTAGACATATTGTAGTGTATCATGCTGGACGGTATTTCAAAGTCATTATCTATAGTCAAAATCGTATACTTCATCCTTGTGAAATTGAAGA acaaatacaATCAATTCTCGATAACACAGAAAAACCATATACTGGCGAAGAAAAAGTAGCTGCTTTGACTGCTGCTGATCGAACACATTGGGCAAATACTCGCACTCAATACTTTTTTAAGGGTATAAACAGACAAAGCTTAGATGCTATTGAGAAAGCTGCTTTTGTGGTTACATTAGATGAGGTTCCATATGAGTATGACcct gaaAATTCAAAAAAGTTGGATGAGTTTGGAAGAATATTAATGACTGGCAAAGGATATGACCGATGGTTTGATAAATCATTTACTTTATGTATTGGATCAAATGGAAGA gtgggcTTTAATGCTGAACATTCATG GGCTGATGCCGCAGTCATGTCTCATCTTTGGGAGTTCATCATTTTTGATGAAGCAGAAAAATCTGG GGCAGATGCACCGGTTATGGGTCATTTATGGGAACATTTTCTATGCGGCGATCTAGTTGTggg ATATCAAGAAAATGGACACACTAAAGGTTCTCCAGAATTAGAACCGCCAAAACCAATAAGGCTTCAATGGAATTTAGATCCAGTGTTAGAAGCTATTGAAAAGTCATatcaa GTCTCATTAGCATTAGTGAATGATATTGATCTGCGTATTTTGGCATTCAATGATTATGGCAAGGGATTCATGAAAACTGCTAAAGTCAGTCCAGATGCGTTTATTCAGATGGCACTCCAACTGGCATATTAtaga GACGCTGGTAAATTTAGTCTTACATACGAAGCATCAATGACCAGATTGTACAGAGAAGGTAGGACTGAAACTGTGAGACCCTGTACTTTAGAATCTTCAACTTGGGTGAAATCAATGTTGGATCCAAATGTCGAT ataaacaaaCGTATTAATCTATTGAGACAAGCATGTGCAACTCACCAAAGAGGTTATCAAGATGCAATGTGTGGAAAAGGAATTGATAgacatttgttttgtttatacgTGGTTTCAAAGTATTTAGAAGTCGAGTCACCATTCTTAAac aAAGTATTGAGTGAACCATGGAGGTTGTCCACATCACAAACACCACATGGACAGACTACTCAGTTTGACTTGAGGAAATTTCCTAATTGCATTTCTGCTGGTGGTGGATTTGGTCCTGTAGCCAATGATGGATATGGTGTTAGTTACATAATAGCTGGTGAAAATTTGGTTTTCTTCCACATCTCAAGCAAAAAAAGTTCTCCTCACact GATTCTAATAGATTTGCCATTCGTATTAAGGAGGCACTGAATGACATGAAATCACTGCATGATGATTGGAATAGAAGTACAAAAAACATGAGCTCATAA